In Lineus longissimus chromosome 13, tnLinLong1.2, whole genome shotgun sequence, one genomic interval encodes:
- the LOC135498399 gene encoding sushi, von Willebrand factor type A, EGF and pentraxin domain-containing protein 1-like: MPSMTYECLFPGVWSDGSLAPCEPKSCKAPPEVKYAEKNSSDRVFPAWIEYKCTHGYHYEHDNTSAKVAWCSPDQEWTDVPEDCSPVECGQFPPVGNATVSSVYKNRYRDTVVWTCIPGFMFPDRAVRQWVGCRENYVNWQIGRWNLSKLPDCIPLFCLEPPNPANTTRSSIATAYRSIISYRCVSDRYEFPSGDEELFTQCNMDALWRPSVPHCRNKPPKLKMKGKKYEPPPMESPEAKTVGTVAVAIMVILLVLTILIDIGSWYQGFQFLRYNLRTFCRYYGFLEPDQAASDAAPSQPTGPICYTPHPSVHPLNTQALSDIDLSY; encoded by the exons ATGCCGTCTATGACGTATGAGTGTCTCTTCCCGGGGGTGTGGAGTGATGGGTCACTAGCACCATGTGAAC CAAAAAGTTGCAAGGCACCACCAGAGGTTAAGTACGCCGAGAAAAATTCTAGTGATCGTGTGTTTCCCGCTTGGATTgagtacaaatgtacacatgGTTACCACTATGAACATGATAACACAAGCGCCAAGGTAGCTTGGTGTAGCCCTGATCAGGAATGGACTGACGTTCCAGAAGACTGCAGTC CTGTAGAATGTGGTCAATTTCCTCCTGTTGGTAACGCTACTGTCAGCTCTGTCTACAAGAACCGCTACAGGGACACAGTAGTGTGGACCTGCATCCCTGGCTTCATGTTCCCCGACCGGGCTGTAAGGCAGTGGGTAGGATGCCGGGAAAACTACGTCAACTGGCAGATCGGTAGATGGAACCTGAGCAAACTGCCTGATTGCATCC CCCTGTTCTGCCTCGAACCTCCGAACCCAGCCAATACGACAAGGAGTTCGATTGCGACGGCCTACAGAAGCATTATTTCGTACAGATGTGTGAGTGATAGATACGAGTTTCCGAGCGGGGATGAAGAGCTTTTTACTCAATGCAACATGGATGCCTTATGGCGCCCTTCCGTTCCACATTGCAGGA ATAAACCTCCAAAGCTGAAGATGAAGGGCAAGAAATACGAACCACCACCAATGGAATCTCCCGAGGCCAAGACAGTTGGCACGGTGGCTGTTGCTATCATGGTAATTCTACTGGTTCTTACGATCTTGATTGATATAGGGTCGTGGTATCAAGGATTCCAGTTCCTCAGATATAACCTAAGGACTTTTTGTCGATACTACGGTTTTTTGGAGCCGGACCAAGCAGCTTCAGATGCAGCACCTTCTCAGCCAACAGGCCCAATATGTTACACACCCCATCCATCAGTCCACCCTTTGAATACCCAAGCACTGTCGGATATTGATTTAAGTTATTAG